A single genomic interval of Christensenellaceae bacterium 44-20 harbors:
- a CDS encoding calcium-translocating P-type ATPase, PMCA-type, which produces MALHGLSAEEVERSRKEHGQNTLPHKKKRGFFRQFLSNFGDPLIKILLAALCVNVVMLIKTADWYESVGIAVAVFLATFVSTLSEYGSEAAFEKMQAEAEQIHCRVIRDGALANIPIGEIVVGDFVLLERGERIPADGVLHSGELMVNQAALNGESKEAEKKPGRRKGQWSLSAQHQLFRGSIVTDGEGVMEVCMVGQHTMYGSMALEMQEETRESPLRVRLNHLAKILSHIGMAAAILVGFADLFHSLYMDYGMQWNQMLAAMQNLPWLIDQVLHALTLSITVVVVAVPEGLPMMITIVLSANMRRMLKDNVLVRKLVGIETSGSLNLLFSDKTGTITKGILQVSQFVSGDGKEYASFQALEQAGALKEKVLLSSVFNSASSRSEGGALGGNATDRALLNWVLPAGAPEGYQKISQIPFDSSRKFSVAEVQRGQERLYFIKGAPEKILDHCTRYLDAEGKYCPLSKEKIQKKWDALTELGMRVLALAISSSAVSEKGDFENLALLGLVGILDDLRPEAKGAVREIENAGIQFVMITGDNRKTAVSIASKLGIMGLHKEKAVLTSDEIAQMTDAQLSLCLKNIRVVARALPSDKSRLVRIAQEAGLVVGMTGDGMNDAPALKRADVGFAMGSGTEVAKEASDIVILDNNIASIAKAVLYGRTIFKSIRKFLVYQLTMNLCAVSVSIIGPFIGIDTPVTVMQMLWINIIMDTLAGMAFSGEPPLPEFMREAPKRREEPVLNRSMTHQILFDGIFTVALCLFFLCSAAMKDFFGYSQSQLPFLTAFFTLFIFSGVFNAFNARTPRLNLFANLRRNMAFLFIMVSVILIQILMVYFGGPLFRTVGLSVREMRLTLLISMLILPADLMRKAFCSSWRKSGMQKAGRRKKMARKPMRRYT; this is translated from the coding sequence ATGGCCTTACATGGGCTAAGCGCCGAGGAAGTCGAGCGCTCTCGCAAAGAGCATGGACAAAACACTCTGCCGCACAAAAAGAAGCGGGGATTTTTCCGCCAGTTTTTGAGCAACTTTGGGGATCCGCTCATTAAGATTCTGTTGGCCGCACTGTGCGTCAATGTGGTGATGCTGATCAAAACGGCAGACTGGTATGAATCGGTGGGAATTGCGGTTGCAGTCTTTCTGGCGACGTTTGTCTCGACGCTTTCGGAATATGGAAGCGAAGCGGCGTTTGAGAAAATGCAGGCCGAGGCAGAGCAAATTCATTGCCGGGTGATCCGGGATGGCGCTTTGGCAAATATTCCGATTGGGGAAATTGTCGTGGGCGATTTCGTTCTTCTGGAAAGGGGAGAGCGCATTCCGGCAGACGGTGTCCTTCATTCGGGCGAGCTGATGGTGAACCAGGCCGCGCTGAACGGGGAAAGCAAGGAGGCAGAGAAAAAGCCGGGACGCAGAAAAGGGCAGTGGAGCTTATCTGCCCAGCACCAGCTTTTCAGGGGCAGCATTGTAACGGACGGCGAAGGCGTGATGGAAGTCTGCATGGTGGGCCAGCATACAATGTATGGCAGCATGGCGCTGGAAATGCAGGAAGAAACCAGGGAAAGCCCGCTGCGCGTCCGCCTGAACCATCTGGCCAAGATACTCAGCCATATTGGAATGGCAGCAGCCATTTTGGTGGGCTTTGCGGATCTCTTCCATTCGCTCTATATGGACTATGGGATGCAGTGGAACCAGATGCTGGCGGCGATGCAGAACCTGCCTTGGCTCATCGATCAGGTGCTCCATGCGCTGACGCTTTCGATTACAGTAGTGGTTGTGGCTGTTCCAGAAGGGCTGCCCATGATGATCACCATCGTGCTTTCGGCCAACATGCGGCGCATGCTGAAAGACAATGTCCTGGTGCGCAAACTCGTTGGAATTGAGACTTCCGGGAGCCTGAACCTTCTTTTTTCGGATAAAACAGGGACAATCACAAAAGGCATTTTGCAGGTTTCGCAGTTTGTCTCAGGCGATGGAAAGGAATATGCCAGCTTCCAGGCGCTGGAGCAGGCAGGAGCGCTCAAAGAGAAGGTGCTGCTCAGCAGCGTTTTCAACTCTGCCAGCTCGCGCTCGGAAGGGGGCGCGCTGGGCGGCAATGCGACGGACCGCGCGCTGCTCAACTGGGTGCTTCCGGCAGGGGCGCCGGAAGGATACCAGAAGATCTCGCAGATTCCCTTTGACAGCAGCCGCAAATTCTCGGTTGCAGAGGTGCAGCGCGGCCAGGAGCGGCTCTATTTTATCAAAGGCGCGCCGGAAAAGATTCTGGATCACTGCACGCGGTATCTGGATGCGGAGGGAAAATACTGCCCGCTTTCCAAAGAAAAGATACAGAAAAAATGGGATGCGCTCACAGAGCTCGGGATGCGCGTGCTGGCGCTGGCTATCTCCAGTTCGGCTGTTTCGGAAAAGGGTGATTTTGAGAACCTAGCTTTGCTTGGGCTGGTTGGCATTTTGGACGACTTGCGCCCGGAGGCCAAGGGTGCGGTGAGAGAGATAGAAAATGCAGGCATCCAGTTTGTCATGATCACGGGAGACAACAGAAAAACCGCTGTCTCAATCGCTTCCAAACTGGGGATCATGGGGCTTCACAAGGAAAAAGCTGTGCTGACCAGTGATGAGATTGCCCAGATGACGGATGCACAGCTCAGCCTCTGTTTGAAAAATATCCGCGTTGTCGCCCGGGCTCTGCCATCCGACAAGAGCAGGCTGGTGCGCATTGCGCAGGAGGCGGGGCTTGTTGTAGGAATGACGGGAGACGGCATGAACGATGCTCCGGCGCTCAAGCGGGCAGATGTTGGCTTCGCCATGGGAAGCGGGACGGAGGTTGCCAAAGAAGCCAGCGATATCGTCATCTTGGATAACAACATCGCATCCATCGCCAAAGCGGTTCTCTATGGGCGCACGATCTTCAAAAGCATCCGCAAATTCCTGGTCTACCAGCTGACCATGAACCTCTGCGCCGTCAGCGTTTCCATCATTGGGCCATTTATTGGAATTGATACGCCGGTTACGGTGATGCAGATGCTTTGGATCAACATTATCATGGATACGCTGGCTGGCATGGCCTTTTCCGGGGAGCCGCCGCTGCCCGAATTTATGAGAGAGGCGCCCAAACGGCGGGAAGAGCCTGTGCTCAATCGCTCTATGACACACCAGATCCTCTTTGACGGGATTTTTACCGTTGCCTTGTGTCTGTTCTTCCTGTGTTCTGCCGCAATGAAAGACTTCTTTGGATATAGCCAAAGCCAGCTGCCTTTCCTGACTGCGTTCTTTACGCTCTTTATCTTTAGCGGCGTTTTCAACGCTTTCAATGCGAGAACGCCCAGGCTCAATCTATTTGCCAACCTGCGCAGGAATATGGCCTTTTTATTCATCATGGTGTCCGTCATCCTAATTCAGATTCTCATGGTGTATTTTGGAGGCCCGCTCTTCAGGACGGTTGGCCTGAGCGTCAGAGAAATGCGGCTGACCTTGCTCATCTCCATGCTCATTTTACCGGCTGATTTGATGCGCAAAGCCTTTTGCAGCTCCTGGAGGAAATCCGGTATGCAAAAAGCGGGGCGGCGCAAAAAAATGGCGAGGAAGCCCATGCGGCGCTATACATAA
- the cysK gene encoding cysteine synthase A encodes MVYENVLAAMGNTPMIRLSHMAGPDSAQVLVKYEGLNVGGSIKTRTAYNMIAKAEEAGLIGPDTVIVEPTSGNQGIGLALIGAVKGYRTVIIMPDSVSEERRKLVRHYGAEVILVHDDGNIGECIEQCLKMAMKMQEENPKVYVPQQFMNPANPMVHRIQTAQEILEQVGGPIDGFCSGVGTGGTITGIGETLKEKNPQIVIWAVEPKNAAILAGGTVGTHLQMGIGDGVIPENLNQNIYDDIYIVSDEEAIQTAKDLARLEGLMCGISSGTNVAAALKLAQKLGKGKTVVTVLPDTAERYFSTPLFENE; translated from the coding sequence ATGGTTTATGAAAATGTGCTTGCGGCTATGGGCAATACGCCGATGATTCGCCTCAGCCATATGGCAGGGCCGGACAGCGCGCAGGTTTTAGTAAAATATGAAGGGCTAAACGTGGGCGGCTCGATCAAAACGCGCACGGCCTATAACATGATCGCAAAGGCAGAGGAAGCAGGGCTGATTGGCCCGGATACGGTGATCGTCGAGCCGACGAGCGGCAACCAGGGGATTGGGCTGGCGCTGATTGGCGCCGTCAAGGGGTATCGGACGGTGATCATCATGCCGGATTCTGTAAGCGAAGAGCGCAGGAAGCTCGTGCGGCATTACGGGGCAGAGGTCATCCTCGTCCACGACGACGGCAATATCGGCGAATGCATCGAGCAGTGCCTGAAAATGGCCATGAAAATGCAGGAAGAAAACCCGAAGGTATATGTCCCCCAGCAGTTTATGAACCCTGCAAACCCCATGGTGCACCGCATCCAGACGGCGCAGGAGATTTTGGAGCAGGTGGGCGGGCCTATTGACGGCTTCTGTTCCGGAGTGGGCACAGGCGGCACCATCACGGGCATTGGGGAAACGCTCAAAGAAAAGAATCCTCAGATCGTCATCTGGGCGGTGGAGCCGAAAAATGCGGCGATCCTGGCCGGCGGAACAGTAGGGACGCATCTGCAGATGGGAATCGGCGACGGGGTGATTCCGGAAAATCTCAACCAGAATATTTATGACGACATCTACATCGTCTCGGATGAAGAGGCGATCCAGACGGCGAAGGATTTGGCGCGGCTGGAGGGGCTCATGTGCGGCATCTCCAGCGGAACCAACGTTGCCGCGGCCTTAAAGCTGGCTCAAAAGCTGGGGAAGGGTAAGACTGTGGTAACTGTGCTGCCGGATACGGCCGAGCGCTATTTCAGCACGCCGCTTTTTGAAAACGAGTAA
- a CDS encoding mechanosensitive ion channel family protein — MTLESIMNYNIGNFTAGKFLSALLVLLLCLICTKILGRIFSRIIDRLKFEKSMHTFLKSILKILLYTLSAILTASSLGINVSAFVALLSVAGLAISLALQGLLSNLANGLTLLVSKPFVVGDYIETEHAEGKVKDIRLIHTLICTSDNKDVFLPNSEVVGGKIINYTREERRRIDLKFTVSYDAPLAQTKQALKQAISQTPGALAEPEPYLNVCAYPSSGIEYSMMVWSKTEDYWNVQSALLEQVKLCLDDAGIAMFQERLQVQISEKK, encoded by the coding sequence ATGACGCTCGAATCCATCATGAATTACAATATCGGCAATTTCACCGCCGGAAAGTTTCTTTCCGCCCTGCTGGTGCTGCTGCTCTGCCTTATCTGCACGAAAATTCTGGGCAGAATCTTTTCGCGCATCATCGATCGGCTGAAATTTGAAAAGAGCATGCACACATTTCTCAAATCCATTCTCAAAATACTGCTCTATACGCTTTCCGCCATTCTCACGGCCAGCAGCCTTGGCATCAACGTCAGCGCTTTCGTGGCCCTGCTGAGCGTCGCCGGGCTGGCTATTTCCCTGGCGCTTCAAGGGCTGCTCTCCAACCTGGCCAACGGCCTGACGCTGCTCGTCTCCAAGCCATTTGTCGTCGGCGATTATATCGAGACGGAGCATGCCGAAGGCAAAGTCAAGGATATCCGCCTGATTCATACGCTCATCTGCACTTCAGACAACAAAGATGTTTTCCTGCCAAACAGCGAGGTCGTGGGCGGCAAAATCATCAACTATACCAGAGAAGAGCGCCGGAGAATCGACCTCAAGTTTACCGTCTCTTACGACGCGCCTCTGGCCCAAACCAAGCAGGCGCTGAAGCAGGCCATTTCGCAGACGCCCGGCGCTCTGGCCGAGCCGGAGCCCTATCTCAACGTCTGCGCCTATCCGAGCAGCGGCATTGAGTACAGCATGATGGTCTGGAGCAAAACCGAGGATTACTGGAATGTGCAGAGCGCGCTGTTAGAGCAGGTGAAGCTCTGCCTGGATGATGCCGGAATTGCCATGTTCCAGGAGCGGCTGCAAGTTCAAATCAGCGAAAAGAAGTGA
- a CDS encoding tRNA threonylcarbamoyladenosine dehydratase, which translates to MNQEQTERERLIRTEMLLGEAAMERLRQAHVAVFGIGGVGGYAVEALARSGVGALTLIDHDVISASNLNRQIIATQEEIGSAKVDVMRRRIASIAPSCQVQAHCCFFLPETAEQFDFSKYDYVIDAVDTVSAKIEIILRAKQANIPVISCMGTGNKLDPAQLEVAWLEKTSVCPLARVMRRELRARGITDVKVVYSKEMPRTPLPLDGQAGRKRVPASAVFVPGTAGLMLASQVVRELTGQA; encoded by the coding sequence ATGAATCAGGAGCAAACAGAGCGCGAAAGGCTCATCCGAACGGAAATGCTGCTGGGAGAAGCGGCGATGGAGCGGCTCAGGCAGGCGCATGTCGCCGTCTTTGGCATTGGCGGCGTCGGAGGATATGCCGTGGAAGCGCTGGCGCGCAGCGGGGTTGGCGCGCTGACGCTGATCGACCACGACGTGATCAGCGCGAGCAATTTAAACAGGCAGATTATCGCGACACAGGAGGAGATCGGCAGTGCGAAAGTGGATGTGATGCGGCGGCGCATCGCCTCCATCGCGCCTTCCTGCCAGGTGCAGGCGCATTGCTGCTTTTTTCTTCCCGAAACGGCGGAACAGTTCGATTTCTCAAAGTATGACTATGTGATCGATGCGGTAGATACCGTATCGGCAAAGATAGAGATCATCCTGCGCGCAAAGCAGGCGAATATCCCGGTGATCAGCTGTATGGGGACGGGAAATAAGCTGGATCCGGCGCAGCTCGAGGTTGCATGGCTGGAAAAAACATCTGTCTGCCCGTTGGCGCGCGTCATGCGAAGGGAGCTTCGGGCGCGCGGGATAACGGATGTGAAAGTGGTTTATTCAAAAGAAATGCCGCGCACTCCCTTGCCTCTGGATGGGCAGGCAGGGCGCAAGCGCGTTCCGGCCAGCGCAGTTTTTGTGCCGGGAACGGCCGGGCTTATGCTGGCATCACAGGTTGTGCGGGAATTGACGGGGCAGGCCTAG
- the lon gene encoding endopeptidase La, translated as MNQDLIALPVVPLRGLVAFPYTVLSFEVGRASSLEAVCAAAEGTGEIFLVTQKDAHLEEPDQGDLYEIGVVAKVRQVVRLQNQMARVLVEGQYRARLIGLEKGETSLRARILPAEQFLERGERSIAYMRLLLENCRNYASISGQIPAETLRALQEIREPERLADTIAFNMLKDLEEKQELLETLEVLARMEKLLSITQREIQIAGIEYEISEKTKQQLEKLQKENYLREQIRAIQKSLGEDEEDAAELEHFREMIRGLPLAEEEREKLMKEVSRLSRLSQQSPDYHVIKTYLEWIVSMPFGKYTEDILDLPHAQKVLDREHYGMKKVKERILEYLSVLTLKKDMKGPILCFVGPPGVGKTSIARSVANALNRNFVRMSLGGMKDESEIRGHRRTYIGALPGRIASGMKQAGSMNPVFLLDEIDKLSSDYRGDPASAMLEVLDGETNCDFRDNYLDIGLDLSQVLFIATANDAQSIPPALYDRMEVIELSSYTPYEKEQIAKKHLIPKQIAQNGMDDKMLRIQPAALKRMIVEYTSESGVRALERQIAKICRKAAKRYLEEGRQIVAGKKNLEDFLGKPHFLETNLPRRGDVGVAIGLAWTASGGVTLPIEVCVMEGSGELELTGQLGDVMKESARTAITVVRSKAEQLGIHANFHKEKDLHIHVPEGAIPKDGPSAGITMTLAVASALLNRKVRGDFAMTGEVTLTGRVLAIGGLREKVFAAVRAGLKNVIIPKDNVADLEEIPQEVRSKVRFWPVREIGEVFQLGLEEQR; from the coding sequence ATGAATCAGGATTTGATTGCGCTGCCAGTCGTGCCGCTTCGGGGGCTTGTGGCGTTTCCATATACGGTGCTCAGCTTCGAGGTTGGGCGGGCTTCTTCTCTTGAGGCGGTCTGTGCCGCGGCAGAGGGGACTGGCGAGATTTTTCTGGTAACGCAAAAGGACGCGCATTTGGAAGAGCCGGATCAGGGAGATCTCTATGAGATTGGCGTTGTCGCCAAAGTGCGGCAGGTGGTGCGCCTGCAAAACCAGATGGCGCGCGTGCTGGTAGAAGGGCAATATCGAGCGAGGCTCATTGGGCTGGAAAAGGGGGAGACAAGCCTTAGAGCGCGCATTCTCCCAGCAGAGCAGTTTTTGGAGCGCGGAGAGAGGAGCATCGCCTATATGCGCCTTCTCTTGGAGAATTGCCGAAACTATGCCTCTATTTCCGGGCAGATACCGGCAGAGACGCTCCGTGCTTTGCAGGAAATCCGCGAGCCGGAAAGGCTGGCGGATACCATTGCCTTCAATATGCTCAAAGATCTGGAGGAGAAGCAGGAATTGCTGGAGACTCTGGAGGTCCTTGCGCGCATGGAAAAGCTTCTTTCCATCACCCAAAGGGAGATCCAGATTGCGGGAATCGAATACGAGATTTCCGAGAAAACCAAGCAGCAGCTGGAAAAACTCCAAAAAGAGAATTACCTGCGCGAGCAGATTCGCGCGATTCAAAAATCTCTGGGTGAGGACGAGGAGGATGCGGCCGAGCTGGAGCATTTTCGCGAAATGATCCGAGGGCTTCCGCTGGCAGAAGAGGAGCGGGAGAAACTGATGAAAGAGGTTTCCAGGCTTTCGCGGCTCAGCCAGCAGTCGCCGGATTACCACGTGATCAAGACGTATTTGGAGTGGATTGTCTCCATGCCCTTTGGGAAATATACAGAGGATATTCTGGATTTGCCGCATGCCCAGAAAGTGCTGGATAGGGAGCACTACGGCATGAAGAAGGTCAAAGAGCGGATTTTGGAATACCTTTCGGTTTTGACGCTCAAAAAGGATATGAAAGGGCCGATCCTGTGCTTCGTGGGGCCGCCGGGGGTTGGAAAAACCTCTATTGCGCGCTCGGTTGCAAATGCGCTGAACAGGAACTTCGTGCGCATGTCTCTGGGCGGCATGAAGGATGAATCCGAGATTCGCGGACATCGGCGCACCTATATCGGTGCGCTGCCCGGGCGCATTGCCTCTGGCATGAAGCAGGCTGGGAGCATGAACCCCGTGTTCCTTCTGGATGAAATTGACAAGCTGAGCAGCGATTACCGCGGCGATCCGGCATCGGCCATGCTGGAAGTGCTGGACGGCGAGACGAACTGCGATTTCCGCGATAATTATCTGGATATTGGGCTGGATCTTTCCCAGGTTCTCTTTATCGCGACAGCCAACGATGCGCAGAGCATTCCGCCGGCGCTCTATGACCGCATGGAGGTCATCGAGCTTTCCAGCTATACGCCGTATGAGAAAGAGCAGATTGCCAAAAAGCATCTCATTCCTAAGCAGATAGCGCAAAACGGCATGGATGATAAGATGCTCAGAATTCAGCCGGCAGCGCTCAAAAGAATGATAGTGGAATATACCTCGGAGAGCGGCGTCCGGGCCTTAGAGCGGCAAATAGCGAAAATTTGCAGAAAGGCGGCAAAGCGCTATCTGGAGGAGGGCCGCCAGATCGTCGCAGGCAAGAAAAATTTGGAGGATTTCCTTGGAAAGCCGCATTTTTTAGAGACCAACCTGCCCCGACGGGGAGACGTCGGCGTTGCCATCGGGCTTGCCTGGACGGCCAGCGGAGGTGTAACACTGCCCATCGAGGTCTGCGTGATGGAGGGCAGCGGCGAGCTGGAATTGACCGGGCAGCTGGGAGACGTCATGAAAGAGAGCGCCAGGACGGCGATTACCGTCGTCCGCTCCAAAGCAGAGCAGCTGGGCATCCATGCCAACTTCCATAAAGAGAAGGATTTGCATATTCACGTGCCCGAAGGGGCGATCCCTAAAGACGGGCCGTCTGCCGGCATTACCATGACGCTGGCGGTGGCATCGGCGCTGCTGAACCGAAAAGTGCGGGGTGATTTTGCCATGACCGGGGAAGTTACGCTGACGGGGCGCGTTTTGGCCATTGGCGGGCTGCGGGAGAAGGTGTTTGCGGCTGTGCGCGCAGGGCTGAAAAACGTGATCATCCCAAAAGACAACGTGGCTGATCTGGAGGAAATTCCCCAGGAAGTGCGCAGCAAGGTTCGGTTCTGGCCGGTTAGGGAAATAGGGGAAGTGTTCCAGCTGGGATTGGAGGAGCAGAGATGA
- the yihA gene encoding ribosome biogenesis GTP-binding protein YihA/YsxC encodes MIIRTAEFVRSAKLKKDYNNQEFPEIAIVGKSNVGKSSLINALTNNSKLARVSKQPGKTRLVNFFLLNQQFYLVDLPGYGFARVSKAEKETWDEMMRTYFENSKQLRAVILLLDIRHKPTKEDIAMLHYIEYYAIPYVVCLTKADKIAKSKRKNEAVHKRKEIPSSFAYDIIPISSEEGYGKQELLDYLERYLPELNAGAGE; translated from the coding sequence ATGATTATCAGGACGGCAGAATTTGTGCGCAGCGCAAAACTAAAAAAAGATTATAACAACCAGGAGTTTCCGGAGATCGCCATTGTAGGGAAGTCCAACGTGGGGAAATCTTCGCTCATCAATGCGCTGACGAATAACAGCAAGCTGGCCCGCGTTTCCAAACAGCCGGGGAAAACGCGGCTGGTTAACTTCTTCCTGCTCAACCAGCAGTTCTATTTGGTCGATCTGCCGGGCTATGGCTTTGCGCGCGTCTCCAAGGCGGAAAAAGAGACCTGGGACGAGATGATGCGCACCTATTTTGAAAACAGCAAACAGTTGCGCGCGGTTATTTTGCTGCTGGATATCCGGCATAAACCGACTAAGGAAGATATCGCGATGCTGCACTATATCGAGTATTACGCCATTCCCTATGTCGTCTGCCTGACCAAAGCAGATAAAATTGCCAAATCCAAACGCAAGAATGAGGCGGTCCATAAAAGAAAGGAGATTCCGTCTTCTTTTGCCTATGATATTATCCCCATTTCTTCAGAAGAAGGGTATGGAAAGCAGGAATTGCTGGATTATTTGGAGCGGTATTTGCCTGAGCTGAATGCGGGGGCAGGGGAATGA
- a CDS encoding metallophosphoesterase, producing the protein MRVFAISDPHLSLTQGKSMDVFGQHWAGHWEKIKKSWEACVAPEDAVIIAGDLSWAMSYEDALPDLKAICRQPGRKVIIRGNHDYWHGSLKKTRELLENQTYLLQNDAVRLGDYTFFGTRGWKQRGAEDFDAQDEKVFARELERLRLSLKAAQKLGGELIGVCHYPPFSQNHGRSEFTDLYAEAGARKVIYGHLHGQYIRKEEYENIAIDGVEYFLTSCDYLGFQLRQIC; encoded by the coding sequence ATGAGAGTTTTCGCTATCTCGGATCCGCACCTTTCGCTGACTCAGGGCAAATCCATGGATGTGTTCGGGCAGCATTGGGCGGGGCATTGGGAGAAAATCAAAAAGAGCTGGGAAGCGTGCGTCGCCCCGGAAGATGCAGTCATCATCGCGGGAGATTTGAGCTGGGCCATGAGCTACGAGGACGCGCTGCCTGATTTGAAGGCTATTTGCCGGCAGCCTGGCCGGAAGGTGATTATTCGCGGCAACCACGATTATTGGCATGGCTCGCTAAAGAAGACCAGAGAACTTTTGGAAAACCAGACGTACCTTTTGCAAAACGACGCGGTTCGGCTGGGCGATTATACTTTTTTTGGGACGAGGGGCTGGAAGCAGCGCGGCGCAGAAGATTTTGACGCGCAGGATGAGAAGGTTTTTGCGCGCGAGCTGGAACGGCTTAGGCTCTCCCTGAAGGCGGCCCAAAAGCTGGGGGGAGAGCTCATCGGCGTTTGCCACTATCCGCCCTTCTCTCAAAACCACGGGAGAAGCGAGTTTACTGATCTTTATGCCGAGGCTGGTGCGCGCAAGGTGATCTATGGGCATCTGCACGGGCAGTATATCCGAAAAGAGGAGTATGAGAATATCGCCATTGACGGTGTGGAATATTTTCTGACCTCCTGCGATTATCTGGGCTTCCAGCTCAGGCAGATCTGCTGA
- a CDS encoding zinc-binding dehydrogenase → MKTKGVRMHGKDDVRFEEFDLPEMTENDIICKVICDSVCMSTYKAIKQGTAHRAIPEDIAENPSIMGHEFCCEIYKVGKKWEGKYNEGDRCLIKLGLDGKSNVAGYGCTFCGGNSQFVYIPDSVIEADCIIPYDKDAAYFYGSVSEPMACIISGYHSCFHSDYAVYHHEMGTKKGGNLALLASCGPMGFGAIDYALHCDRAPKLLVVTDINDERLARASSIYTVEHAAELGIELHYVNTAKEANGGTDKLMELSGGKGYDDVIVFAPVSAVLEQGHEIMGDNGCMNFFAGPINHDFSANINFHKVHYRRVNIFGTSGSNDDDMQEALDMSFAGKINPAAMITHVGGLDSAAETLLNYPKIPGGKKMVYAQISMPMTAIMDFAELGKNDPFYKELADICARHNNLWSKEAEDYLLANAKAI, encoded by the coding sequence ATGAAGACAAAGGGCGTTCGTATGCATGGCAAAGACGACGTACGGTTTGAAGAGTTCGATTTGCCGGAGATGACGGAAAACGATATTATCTGCAAAGTAATTTGCGATAGCGTTTGCATGTCGACCTATAAGGCCATTAAGCAGGGCACGGCACACCGGGCAATTCCGGAAGATATTGCGGAAAATCCCTCGATTATGGGCCACGAGTTTTGCTGCGAAATCTATAAAGTCGGCAAAAAGTGGGAAGGCAAATATAACGAAGGCGATAGATGCCTGATCAAGCTCGGCCTGGACGGCAAGAGCAATGTCGCCGGCTATGGCTGCACGTTCTGCGGCGGCAACAGCCAGTTCGTCTATATTCCGGATTCTGTCATCGAAGCGGACTGCATCATCCCCTATGACAAAGATGCGGCATATTTCTATGGCTCCGTTTCCGAGCCTATGGCCTGCATCATCAGCGGCTACCACAGCTGCTTCCATTCGGATTACGCGGTTTATCATCACGAGATGGGCACCAAGAAGGGCGGCAACCTGGCGCTTCTGGCATCCTGCGGCCCGATGGGATTCGGCGCCATCGACTATGCGCTGCACTGCGACCGTGCTCCCAAGCTTCTGGTTGTTACGGATATCAACGATGAGCGGCTGGCGCGCGCTTCTTCCATCTATACGGTAGAGCACGCCGCAGAGCTGGGCATTGAGTTGCACTATGTCAATACGGCAAAAGAGGCAAACGGCGGCACGGATAAGCTGATGGAGCTTTCCGGCGGCAAGGGCTATGACGATGTCATCGTGTTCGCGCCGGTCTCCGCTGTTTTGGAGCAGGGCCATGAGATTATGGGAGACAACGGCTGCATGAACTTCTTCGCCGGCCCCATCAACCACGATTTCAGCGCCAATATCAACTTCCATAAGGTGCACTATAGAAGAGTCAACATCTTCGGCACTTCGGGCAGCAACGACGACGATATGCAGGAAGCACTGGATATGTCCTTTGCAGGAAAAATCAATCCGGCTGCGATGATCACGCATGTCGGCGGCCTGGATTCGGCGGCAGAGACCCTGCTGAACTACCCCAAAATTCCCGGCGGCAAGAAGATGGTCTATGCGCAGATTTCCATGCCCATGACAGCGATTATGGATTTCGCTGAGCTTGGCAAGAACGATCCGTTCTACAAGGAACTGGCTGATATTTGCGCAAGACACAACAACCTCTGGAGCAAAGAGGCAGAGGATTATCTGCTGGCAAATGCAAAAGCCATCTAA